A genome region from Arachis duranensis cultivar V14167 chromosome 6, aradu.V14167.gnm2.J7QH, whole genome shotgun sequence includes the following:
- the LOC107492287 gene encoding probable pectinesterase 66: MVGACSRGQRKKKKLRRERSRRWVDGDREGCDGGGFSGSRWWCWGEWRKRMSERVCEIQMRGKMEKKKMQVPKFFFFKVSMLIIGLTSVCKCEDCRKPPKTITVSQSGNANFKTVQSAIDSVPSGNSQWVHIQISPGVYREKVVIESDKPCIYLKGGGGGSTSIEWNDHGNAHFTATFNIKASNIVANAIAFKNTYNTVDTGKVVQAVAARVHEDKIAFYDCQFIGVQDTLFDSYGRHYYKGCYIQGGVDFIFGSGQSMFEGSTLFFSMGLGPKVDGVFTANKREEDDNSGYVFKNCNITGTGGKAILGRSLNAYGRVIVANSVLSDVVRPEGWESLHHNVSKITFVEEGNAGPGANTSYRVPWTKHLRASGLHQFLDMSFIDKEGWIANIPSL; this comes from the exons ATGGTGGGTGCTTGTTCACGAGggcaaaggaagaagaagaagctaagaagGGAGAGATCTCGGCGGTGGGTTGACGGTGACAGAGAGGGCTGTGATGGTGGTGGTTTCAGTGGCAGCAGATGGTGGTGTTGGGGAGAGTGGAGAAAAAGGATGAGTGAGAGAGTGTGTGAAATTCAAATGAGGGGTAAGATG gagaaaaaaaaaatgcaggttcctaaattctttttcttcaaggTTTCAATGCTAATAATTGGTCTTACAAGTGTTTGTAAATGCGAGGATTGTAGGAAACCACCGAAGACGATTACTGTTAGTCAATCAGGAAATGCAAACTTCAAAACAGTTCAAAGTGCCATTGATTCTGTCCCCTCAGGAAACTCTCAATGGGTTCATATCCAAATTTCCCCAGGCGTTTACAG AGAAAAGGTGGTAATTGAGAGCGACAAACCTTGCATATATCTTAAAGGAGGCGGCGGGGGTTCCACCAGTATTGAATGGAATGACCACGGCAATGCACATTTCACTGCTACTTTCAACATTAAAGCATCGAACATTGTTGCAAACGCCATTGCCTTCAAG AACACATATAACACTGTAGACACAGGCAAGGTGGTTCAAGCAGTAGCAGCAAGGGTTCATGAAGACAAAATTGCTTTCTACGATTGTCAATTTATAGGGGTACAAGATACCCTGTTCGATTCATATGGCCGCCATTACTATAAGGGTTGTTACATTCAGGGTGGAGTTGACTTCATCTTTGGGAGTGGTCAATCAATGTTTGAGGGAAGCACGCTATTTTTCTCAATGGGACTTGGTCCCAAAGTAGATGGGGTTTTCACAGCAAACAAAAGGGAAGAAGATGACAACAGCGGCTATGTGTTCAAGAATTGCAACATAACTGGAACTGGAGGAAAAGCCATTCTTGGAAGATCTTTGAATGCTTATGGCAGAGTTATTGTTGCCAATTCTGTGCTTTCAGATGTCGTTAGACCAGAGGGTTGGGAATCTTTGCACCACAATGT ATCAAAGATAACGTTTGTAGAAGAGGGAAACGCAGGACCAGGAGCAAACACATCTTATCGTGTGCCATGGACGAAACATTTAAGGGCCTCTGGCCTTCATCAATTCTTGGACATGTCTTTTATTGACAAAGAAGGCTGGATTGCTAATATTCCCTCGTTATGA
- the LOC107492372 gene encoding stachyose synthase produces MAPPNEPVITSLTKPTSLENVFHLSDSKLSVKGVPLLSQIPHNVSFTPFSSKPHSSDVDAPPSLLNRVLAASHKGGFLGFSQSEPSDRLMNSLGSFTDRNFLSIFRFKTWWSTQWVGTSGSDLQMETQWVLLHVPELNSYVIIIPIIEASFRSALHPGSDSHIMICAESGSTQVKASSFNSIAYVHLSENPYNLFREAYSALRVHLNTFKLLEEKNPPSIVDKFGWCTWDAFYLSVEPVGVFHGLKDFAEIGGVSPRFVIIDDGWQSINYDDADDPYEDAKNLILGGQQMTARLHRFEECDKFKSYKRGLILGPNAPPFDPNKPKALISKGIELERLVKNRDKAVKSGSSDLAEIEARIKLVEKEIDDLLGGGDQNMKKNKSECGEKAEECGLKAFTRDLRTKFKGLDDIYVWHALCGAWGGVRPGATHLKSKIIPCKLSPGLDGTMPDLAVVKLVEGSIGLVHPYQANDFYESMHSYLAKSGVTGAKIDVIHCLEYVSDEYGGRVELAKAYYDGLTNSIVKNFNGSGIIASMQQCNDFFFLGTKQVSMARVGDDFWFQDPYGDPMGVFWLQGVHMIHCSYNSLWMGQIIQPDWDMFQSDHVCAKFHAGSRAICGSQVYVSDSVGFHDFDLIKSLVFPDGTVPRCIHFPLPTRDCLFKNPLFDHKTLLKIWNLNKFGGVIGAFNCQGAGWDPKEHTFRGFPECYKAVEGSVHVSEVEWDQKDETVHMGNAEEYAVYHNQAKKLHLMTPKSEPIRFTLQPSTFELFSFVAVTKLSGRNNIKFAPIGITNMFNNVGTIQELEYVEIGAKVKVKGGGNFLAYSNESPKKFQLNGVDVPFEWLPDGKLTVNLPWIQEDGGVSDLAIIF; encoded by the exons atGGCACCTCCAAATGAACCTGTTATTACTTCACTCACCAAACCCACTTCCTTAGAAAACGTTTTTCACTTGTCAGATTCCAAGCTCTCAGTGAAAGGTGTCCCATTACTCTCTCAAATCCCTCACAATGTCTCTTTCACTCCATTCTCTTCCAAACCCCATTCATCTGATGTTGATGCACCACCTTCACTACTTAACCGTGTTCTTGCTGCTTCTCACAAAGGTGGATTCCTCGGATTCTCACAGTCTGAACCCTCTGATAGGTTGATGAACTCCTTGGGAAGTTTCACTGACAGAAACTTTCTAAGCATATTCAGGTTCAAGACATGGTGGTCAACCCAATGGGTTGGAACCTCTGGCTCTGATCTTCAGATGGAAACTCAATGGGTTCTCCTTCATGTTCCTGAGCTCAATTCCTATGTGATCATCATTCCTATCATTGAAGCAAGTTTCAGGTCTGCCCTCCACCCTGGCTCTGATTCCCACATCATGATTTGTGCAGAGAGTGGCTCCACACAAGTGAAAGCTTCGAGTTTTAATTCAATTGCTTATGTTCATTTGTCTGAGAATCCATACAACTTGTTCAGAGAGGCTTATAGTGCTCTGAGAGTTCATCTCAACACTTTTAAGCTATTGGAAGAGAAGAATCCCCCCAGCATTGTTGACAAGTTTGGTTGGTGCACTTGGGATGCATTCTACTTATCCGTGGAGCCTGTTGGAGTTTTTCATGGCTTGAAGGATTTTGCTGAGATTGGTGGTGTGTCTCCAAGGTTTGTGATCATTGATGATGGATGGCAAAGCATCAATTATGATGATGCTGATGACCCATATGAAGATGCCAAGAATCTTATCTTGGGCGGACAACAAATGACAGCAAGGCTTCACAGGTTTGAAGAATGTGACAAGTTCAAGAGTTACAAAAGAGGACTCATCTTAGGTCCTAATGCTCCTCCTTTTGATCCAAACAAGCCCAAGGCATTGATCTCAAAGGGGATTGAACTTGAACGTTTGGTGAAGAATCGAGACAAAGCAGTTAAATCCGGAAGCTCTGATttggcagagattgaagcaagGATCAAGTTGGTAgagaaagaaattgatgatCTCTTAGGTGGAGGAGATCAAAAcatgaagaagaataaaagtGAATGTGGAGAAAAGGCAGAGGAGTGTGGATTGAAGGCTTTCACAAGGGATTTGAGGACAAAGTTTAAAGGGTTGGATGATATATATGTATGGCATGCACTTTGTGGTGCATGGGGTGGTGTGAGGCCAGGAGCTACACACCTGAAATCCAAGATAATCCCTTGCAAACTCTCACCAGGACTTGATGGAACTATGCCTGATCTTGCTGTGGTGAAACTTGTTGAAGGTTCCATTGGTCTTGTTCATCCATATCAAGCCAATGACTTTTATGAATCTATGCACTCTTATCTTGCCAAATCTGGTGTTACAGGAGCTAAAATTGATGTCATTCAT TGCCTTGAGTATGTGTCTGATGAATATGGAGGCAGAGTTGAGCTTGCAAAGGCTTATTATGATGGATTGACAAACTCCATAGTCAAGAATTTCAATGGAAGTGGAATAATAGCTAGCATGCAGCAGTGCaatgactttttctttcttggaaCAAAGCAAGTTTCCATGGCAAGAGTTG GGGATGATTTTTGGTTCCAAGATCCATATGGTGACCCCATGGGAGTGTTTTGGCTACAAGGGGTACACATGATTCATTGCTCATACAACAGCTTGTGGATGGGGCAAATCATTCAGCCAGATTGGGACATGTTCCAATCAGATCATGTTTGTGCCAAGTTTCATGCAGGTTCAAGAGCCATTTGTGGCTCTCAAGTTTATGTGAGTGACAGTGTTGGCTTCCATGACTTTGATCTCATCAAGAGCCTTGTGTTCCCTGATGGCACTGTCCCTAGATGCATACATTTCCCACTTCCAACAAGAGATTGTCTCTTCAAGAACCCTCTATTTGACCACAAAACTCTCCTCAAAATTTGGAACTTAAATAAG TTTGGAGGAGTTATTGGTGCTTTCAACTGTCAAGGAGCTGGTTGGGATCCTAAAGAACACACATTCAGGGGTTTTCCTGAGTGCTACAAAGCAGTAGAAGGTTCAGTTCATGTGAGTGAAGTTGAATGGGACCAGAAGGATGAAACAGTTCATATGGGTAATGCAGAAGAATATGCAGTGTATCATAACCAAGCTAAGAAGCTGCATTTGATGACTCCTAAATCTGAACCAATTAGATTTACATTACAACCTTCCACCTTTGAACTCTTCAGCTTTGTGGCAGTGACAAAGCTAAGTGGCAGGAATAATATCAAGTTTGCACCAATTGGGATAACAAACATGTTCAATAATGTTGGTACAATTCAAGAATTGGAATATGTTGAGATTGGTGCTAAGGTTAAGGTTAAAGGTGGTGGAAACTTCCTTGCTTACTCAAATGAATCTCCAAAGAAGTTTCAATTGAATGGAGTTGATGTGCCTTTTGAGTGGCTGCCAGATGGCAAGTTAACAGTCAACCTTCCTTGGATTCAAGAGGATGGTGGTGTTTCTGATTTAGCAATTATCTtttag
- the LOC127748418 gene encoding glycine-rich cell wall structural protein has protein sequence MATFSRNFKLHVFLLLIVMVIGIEARNIQYFCGGHGKGGGEEGGSFGGGGGGGRGGGDGGAGGGGSVGVGVGAGGGAGVGGGGGAGGGGGGRVGGGGGGGAGAGVGAGGGAGVGDGGGGGAGVGGGGGGGGRVGGGGGGGAGAGVGGGGGAGVGGGVGVGAGGGAGVGGGGGAGAGGGGGGGGRVGGGGGGGVGAGAGGGGGVGAGGGAGVSAGVGVGAGAGVGAGGGAGAGAGAGAGGGAGTNGRRNNRIEGNDGKF, from the exons ATGGCCACATTCTCACGCAACTTcaaattgcatgttttcttattgttgattgttaTGGTCATTGGAATAGAAGCGCGGAATATCCAATATTTTTGTGGTGGCCATGGAAAAGGTGGTGGTGAAGAAGGTGGAAgttttggtggtggtg gaggaggaggaagaggaggtgGTGATGGTGGTGCAGGTGGTGGGGGAAGCGTGGGAGTTGGTGTAGGTGCAGGAGGTGGTGCTGGTGTTGGTGGTGGAGGTGGTGCAGGTGGAGGAGGAGGTGGTCGAGTTGGTGGAGGTGGAGGTGGTGGTGCTGGAGCTGGTGTTGGTGCAGGTGGAGGTGCTGGAGTTGGTGATG GTGGAGGAGGAGGTGCTGGTGTTGGCggaggtggaggtggaggtggtcgagttggtggtggtggaggtggaGGTGCTGGGGCCGGTGTAGGTGGCGGGGGAGGTGCAGGTGTAGGTGGAGGTGTTGGAGTTGGTGCTGGTGGCGGTGCTGGTGTAGGTGGAGGAGGAGGTGCAGGTgcaggtggtggtggtggcggcgGCGGCAGAGTTGGTGGCGGTGGAGGCGGTGGCGTTGGGGCTGGAGCTGGTGGAGGAGGAG GTGTTGGGGCAGGTGGAGGTGCTGGGGTTAGCGCAGGTGTTGGTGTAGGAGCAGGGGCTGGTGTTGGTGCCGGAGGTGGTGCCGGAGCCGGAGCCGGAGCCGGTGCCGGTGGTGGTGCCGGTACAAATGGCAGAAGAAATAACAGAATCGAAGGAAACGAtggaaaattttaa
- the LOC107492374 gene encoding uncharacterized protein LOC107492374 has product MSIRFALCLSLFIALHSISAASADSIYGCGGFVEASSSLVKSRRQSDSKLDYSHVTVELQTVDGLVKDRTQCAPNGYYFIPVYDKGSFVIKINGPEGWAWDPEKVPVVVDDKGCNGNEDINFHFTGFTISGRVVGAVGGGSCSVKNGGPSNVKVELLSPAGDVVSAVLTSPSGNYLFKNIIPGKYELRASSPNMKVEVKGSTQVELGFGNGVVDDVFFVPGYSISGFVVAQGNPILGVHVFLYSDDVSEVECLQGSPNGPREGVALCHAMSDADGKFTFNSVPCGSYELVPYYKGENTVFDVSPSSVSVNVKHQHVTVPQKFQVTGFSLGGRVVDGNEMGVEGVKIIVDGHDRSITDNQGYYKLDQVTSKHYSIEAKKEHYKFRKLENYMVLPNMASIEDINAISYDLCGSVRSVSGGPKAKVALTHGPENVKPQKKQTDGNGRFCFEVVPGEYRLSAIAENAPGLMFMPSYIDVVVKSPLLNVEFSQALVNIRGAVSCKEKCGPSVSVTLVKVDKHNEDRKTIKLTTESSEFLFSDVIPGKYRLEVKHSSPEAVTSKDDWCWEQSFIDVNLGAEDLEGITFVQKGYWVNIISTHNVDGYLTQPDGSNVNLKIKKGSQKICVEYPGVHEFKYVDSCVFFGSSSVKIDTSVLSPVHLKGEKYLLKGQINVQPSSLDSLPKSIVVDIKNGGAGGVDSATAKLKSHEKDQTNTAIYEYSFWANLGEKLTFIPRDSRNDGEKKLLFYPREHHISVADDNCQTYIPTFSSRPGVYIEGSVSPPLSGVHIKLVAAGESSITALKSGEIVLETSTGADGTFVAGPLYDDVGYNVEASKPGYHLKQVGPYSFSCQKLSQISVLIHHKDDVREPIPSVLLSLSGDNGYRNNSVSGDGGSFLFDNLFPGTFYLRPVLKEYAFSPSAQAIELGGGEFKEVVFQATRVAYSATGFVTLLSGQPKGGVSVEARAESKGYFEEAVTDSSGNYRLRGLLPDTVYAVKVAKRDVLGSSNIERASPDSIPVKVGTEDIRGLDFVVFEEPEITIVSCHVEGNGTKELHKHLMVEIKSASDPNKIESVFPLPISNYFQVKGLSKGRHLLQLRSGLPSSSLKFESDIIEVDLEKDTQIHVGPLRYKIDDQMKQELTPAPVFPLIAGLFFIALFLSIPRLKDLYQATVDIPTPGLAATSRKDTRKTTMRKKTY; this is encoded by the exons GTTGAGCTTCAAACAGTGGATGGACTGGTAAAGGATAGAACACAGTGTGCTCCAAATGGATACTACTTTATTCCAGTTTATGACAAG GGTTcctttgtaattaaaattaatggaCCTGAAGGATGGGCATGGGATCCAGAGAAG GTTCCAGTGGTGGTTGACGATAAAGGTTGTAATGGCAATGAAGATATCAATTTTCATTTCACAGG GTTTACTATATCTGGTAGAGTTGTTGGAGCTGTAGGTGGAGGAAGCTGTTCAGTTAAAAATGGTGGTCCTTCAAATGTAAAAGTTGAGCTATTGTCCCCTGCTGGGGATGTTGTCTCTGCTGTCTTAACTTCTCCATCAGGGAATTActtgtttaaaaatataattccaG GAAAATATGAACTACGAGCTTCAAGTCCTAATATGAAAGTTGAAGTTAAAGGTTCAACCCAG GTGGAGTTGGGCTTTGGAAATGGTGTAGTTGATGATGTGTTCTTTGTCCCTGGGTATAGTATCAGTGGTTTTGTTGTTGCTCAG GGAAATCCAATATTAGGGGTACATGTTTTCCTATATTCAGATGATGTTTCTGAGGTAGAATGTTTACAAGGTTCTCCAAATGGTCCACGAGAAGGGGTAGCTCTCTGTCATGCTATGTCCGATGCTGATGGAAAGTTCACATTCAATTCTGTACCTTGTG GAAGTTATGAACTCGTACCTTACTATAAGGGTGAAAATACAGTATTTGATGTTTCACCGTCCAGCGTCTCGGTTAATGTTAAGCATCAACATGTAACGgtgcctcagaaattccag GTAACTGGGTTTTCTCTTGGAGGCCGTGTGGTTGATGGAAATGAAATGGGAGTGGAGGGTGTTAAAATTATAGTGGATGGTCATGACAGGTCTATTACGGATAATCAAGGATATTATAAGCTTGATCAG GTGACATCCAAGCATTATAGCATTGAAGCCAAAAAGGAGCATTACAAATTCAGGAAGTTGGAGAATTATATG GTTTTGCCAAATATGGCTTCAATAGAAGACATTAATGCCATTTCATATGACCTTTGTGGCTCAGTTAGGTCAGTTAGTGGTGGTCCGAAAGCCAAG GTGGCTTTGACTCATGGACCTGAGAATGTGAAACCACAAAAGAAGCAAACAGATGGAAATGGAAGATTCTGCTTTGAG gttgtgcctGGTGAATATCGGTTATCAGCTATTGCTGAGAATGCTCCTGGGCTCATGTTTATGCCGTCATATATTGATGTTGTGGTCAAAAGTCCATTGTTAAATGTAGAATTTTCACAG GCTCTGGTCAATATTCGCGGTGCTGTATCCTGCAAGGAGAAATGTGGTCCATCTGTATCTGTTACTCTTGTCAAGGTTGACAAACATAATGAAGATAGAAAGACAATTAAATTGACCACCGAGAGTAGTGAATTTCTGTTTTCAGATGTTATTCCTGGAAAGTATAGACTTGAG GTCAAACATAGTTCCCCTGAAGCAGTGACTTCAAAGGATGATTGGTGCTGGGAGCAGAGCTTCATTGATGTAAATCTTGGAGCTGAGGACTTGGAAGGAATTACATTTGTTCAGAAAGGCTACTGGGTCAATATTATCTCAACTCATAATGTTGATGGTTACTTGACTCAACCCGATGGGTCAAATGtgaatttgaagatcaag AAAGGTTCCCAGAAAATATGTGTAGAATATCCAGGAGTACATGAATTTAAATATGTAGACTCGTGTGTCTTCTTTGGGAGCTCATCTGTGAAAATTGATACATCTGTTCTGTCG CCTGTCCATCTAAAAGGAGAGAAGTATCTTCTTAAAGGACAAATAAATGTGCAGCCCAGCTCACTTGATTCATTACCCAAGAGCATAGTTGTGGACATTAAAAATGGTGGAGCTGGTGGTGTTGATTCTGCTACAGCCAAACTTAAATCCCATGAAAAAGATCAAACAAATACTGCTATCTACGAGTACTCTTTTTGGGCCAATCTTGGAGAAAAGCTTACCTTTATTCCTCGGGACTCAAG GAATGATGGGGAGAAAAAACTTCTGTTTTACCCTAGAGAGCATCAT ATATCAGTGGCAGATGATAATTGTCAAACTTATATTCCTACGTTTTCTTCTCGACCGGGAGTATATATTGAAGGATCAgtttctcctcctctttctgGAGTCCATATCAAGCTTGTTGCAGCTGGAGAGAGTAGCATTACTGCACTTAAAAGTGGTGAAATAGTACTTGAAACATCAACTGGGGCTGATGGCACCTTTGTGGCAGGTCCTCTGTATGATGATGTTGGTTACAATGTTGAAGCCTCAAAG cCTGGCTATCATTTAAAACAAGTTGGACCTTATTCCTTTAGTTGTCAGAAGCTTAGTCAAATTTCAGTGCTTATACATCACAAGGATGATGTTAGAGAACCCATTCCTTCTGTTCTGCTATCTTTGAGTGGTGACAATGGTTATAGAAACAACTCGGTATCTGGTGATGGAGGGTCATTCctgtttgataatttgtttCCTGGAACATTCTATTTGCGTCCTGTTTTGAAG GAGTATGCTTTCTCACCTTCAGCACAGGCAATAGAGCTTGGAGGAGGGGAATTTAAAGAAGTTGTTTTTCAGGCGACTCGTGTAGCATACAG TGCTACTGGCTTCGTCACACTGTTGTCTGGCCAGCCCAAAGGAGGAGTGTCAGTTGAAGCTCGGGCAGAGTCAAAAGGTTATTTCGAGGAAGCTGTGACAGATTCTTCTGGGAATTACCGTCTCAGAGGACTACTGCCTGATACAGTCTATGCTGTTAAAGTAGCTAAAAGGGATGTTCTAGGCAGTTCAAACATAGAGCGTGCTTCTCCTGATTCTATTCCTGTCAAG GTTGGAACTGAGGATATCAGGGGTTTAGATTTCGTAGTTTTTGAGGAGCCAGAAATTACAATTGTTAGTTGCCATGTTGAAGGAAATGGTACTAAGGAACTGCATAAACACCTGATGGTAGAAATTAAGTCAGCTAGTGACCCAAATAAGATAGAGTCTGTCTTCCCCCTACCAATTTCTAACTACTTTCAAGTGAAGGGTTTATCTAAAGGCAGACACCTTCTGCAACTCCGGTCTGGCCTCCCTTCGAGTTCCCTTAAATTTGAATCCGACATCATTGAGGTAGATTTGGAGAAAGATACTCAAATCCATGTAGGCCCACTGAGATACAAGATCGACGATCAGATGAAGCAG GAGCTGACGCCCGCACCAGTATTCCCTCTTATAGCTGGATTATTTTTCATTGCACTATTCCTCAGCATTCCAAG ATTGAAGGATCTGTATCAAGCAACTGTAGATATACCCACACCAGGACTCGCTGCTACTTCAAGAAAGGACACAAGGAAGACAACGATGCGGAAGAAGACATATTAG